From one Paenibacillus sp. FSL K6-1330 genomic stretch:
- a CDS encoding aspartyl-phosphate phosphatase Spo0E family protein, translating into MFCDYELSNYRGDYTAEGDNHGKWSIKSAKSTPQEITLEDEIHMLRRKMEQIFLEEQSFTSEIVIEISSLLDLKINEYMKAHPKKKL; encoded by the coding sequence GTGTTTTGTGATTATGAATTGTCAAACTACCGTGGTGACTATACGGCTGAAGGCGATAATCACGGTAAATGGTCAATTAAATCAGCCAAATCCACTCCTCAGGAAATTACCTTGGAAGACGAAATTCACATGCTTCGCCGGAAGATGGAACAGATTTTTTTGGAAGAGCAGTCCTTTACGTCCGAAATTGTCATCGAGATCAGCAGTTTGCTGGATTTGAAGATTAACGAATATATGAAGGCTCATCCAAAAAAGAAACTATAA
- a CDS encoding aminotransferase class I/II-fold pyridoxal phosphate-dependent enzyme, giving the protein MIVNEQQLAENNRKSMSSYLAPRVRDIQPSGIRKFFDLVSGNKDIITLGVGEPDFVTPWHVREACVYSLERGFTGYTSNAGMPELREAIAEYLNDSFHVTYNPANEMIVTVGGSEAIDLALRALIVPGDEILIPEPCYISYSPIASIGGGVPVGIETTAEHHFKLTAEALEAQITPKSKILILCYPSNPTGAIMTYEDWLPIAEVVEKHDLIVISDEIYAELTYEGKHVSFASMPGMMDRTILVSGFSKAFAMTGWRMGYVCAHADLIGAMLKIHQYTVMCAPAMGQVAALEALRNGMGEKDRMVESYNQRRRLVVQGLREIGLDCHEPQGAFYAFPSIKRTGLGSEEFAQRLLTEAKVAAVPGTAFGLGGEGFIRCSYATSIAQLNEALERMGNFVEKIK; this is encoded by the coding sequence ATGATTGTGAACGAACAGCAGCTTGCAGAAAATAACAGGAAATCGATGAGCTCCTATTTGGCGCCTAGGGTCAGGGACATTCAACCCTCCGGAATCCGGAAATTTTTTGATCTCGTCAGTGGAAATAAGGATATTATCACACTTGGTGTCGGTGAGCCTGATTTCGTAACGCCGTGGCATGTACGAGAAGCCTGCGTGTATTCATTGGAGCGCGGGTTTACAGGATATACGTCCAATGCCGGTATGCCGGAACTGCGGGAGGCGATCGCGGAATATTTGAACGACAGTTTCCACGTGACTTATAATCCTGCCAATGAAATGATTGTAACCGTAGGCGGCAGTGAAGCGATTGATCTGGCGCTGCGTGCCTTGATTGTACCCGGTGATGAAATTCTGATTCCCGAGCCGTGTTACATTTCTTACTCGCCGATTGCTTCAATCGGTGGCGGGGTACCCGTTGGTATTGAAACGACGGCAGAGCATCATTTCAAACTGACGGCCGAGGCGCTTGAAGCGCAAATCACGCCCAAATCGAAGATTCTAATCCTGTGCTACCCAAGCAATCCGACGGGAGCCATCATGACTTATGAGGATTGGCTGCCCATTGCAGAAGTGGTGGAAAAACACGATTTGATTGTGATCTCCGATGAAATCTATGCGGAGCTCACATATGAAGGCAAACATGTCAGCTTTGCCTCGATGCCAGGCATGATGGACCGCACCATACTGGTGAGCGGCTTCTCGAAGGCGTTTGCTATGACCGGTTGGCGTATGGGGTATGTGTGTGCTCATGCCGATCTGATCGGCGCCATGCTGAAAATACACCAATATACGGTTATGTGTGCACCCGCAATGGGGCAAGTCGCCGCGCTCGAAGCATTGCGCAACGGTATGGGGGAGAAGGATCGAATGGTTGAATCCTATAACCAGCGGCGCAGACTGGTGGTTCAAGGGCTGCGCGAGATCGGTTTGGATTGCCACGAACCACAGGGAGCGTTTTACGCATTTCCAAGTATCAAGCGAACGGGGCTCGGCTCAGAAGAATTTGCCCAGCGCTTGCTGACTGAGGCCAAGGTGGCTGCCGTGCCAGGCACCGCATTCGGTCTAGGCGGGGAAGGATTCATCCGCTGCTCTTATGCTACATCCATTGCCCAGCTGAATGAGGCCTTGGAGAGAATGGGCAATTTTGTGGAAAAAATAAAGTAG
- a CDS encoding Lrp/AsnC family transcriptional regulator, whose translation MEELSELKLKVLDLLKEDARRSPALLSTLLGVDEEEIKTSIAELERDHVIVKYATVVNWGKMEDEKVTALIEVQITPERGRGFEGIAERIYLFPQVKSVYLMSGAYDLLVEVEGRNLREVANFVSEKLSPIDSVLSTKTNFILKKYKQDGIIFEERQEDNRLLISP comes from the coding sequence ATGGAAGAGCTTAGCGAATTGAAACTGAAGGTGCTTGACCTGCTGAAAGAAGACGCGAGAAGATCGCCGGCTCTACTCTCTACTCTACTCGGTGTAGATGAGGAAGAAATAAAGACCTCCATTGCGGAGCTTGAACGAGATCACGTTATTGTTAAGTATGCGACCGTTGTCAACTGGGGCAAGATGGAAGACGAGAAGGTTACGGCGCTGATCGAGGTTCAAATTACACCTGAGCGCGGAAGAGGCTTTGAAGGAATTGCCGAGCGGATTTATTTATTCCCGCAGGTGAAGTCGGTCTATCTTATGTCTGGCGCCTACGACTTGCTGGTTGAAGTGGAAGGCAGAAACTTGCGTGAGGTGGCCAACTTTGTTTCGGAGAAACTGTCACCTATCGATTCTGTATTATCGACCAAAACCAATTTTATTTTAAAAAAATATAAACAAGACGGGATTATTTTTGAAGAACGTCAAGAAGACAATCGTCTCCTGATCTCGCCGTAA
- a CDS encoding spore coat protein: MITPNGSSHLPEEDMLSPILGELKRVVREYTTATTEASCPDVRQMFTDLTADTLKLQGEFFNMMKQQNMYTAPRHALKYDVDKQYKQAQQSQQKTREIINQKTSGMGAYAHHPNVPPHTTNVAPTSNNVTQ, from the coding sequence ATGATAACGCCTAATGGATCTTCGCACCTGCCCGAAGAGGATATGCTTAGCCCTATTCTGGGAGAACTGAAACGGGTCGTGCGAGAGTATACGACAGCTACAACGGAAGCTTCTTGTCCTGATGTCCGTCAAATGTTTACGGATCTGACTGCGGATACACTGAAGCTGCAAGGTGAATTTTTTAATATGATGAAGCAGCAGAACATGTATACCGCGCCTCGGCATGCATTGAAATACGATGTGGACAAGCAGTATAAGCAAGCGCAGCAGTCCCAGCAAAAAACACGGGAAATCATTAATCAAAAAACTTCCGGTATGGGCGCGTACGCGCATCATCCGAATGTACCGCCGCATACCACTAATGTAGCCCCTACATCTAATAATGTAACCCAATAA
- a CDS encoding FAD-binding oxidoreductase, which yields MLLTGGTTPWKYLNTEPVKRYPGLSEQLSCDVLIVGGGISGALMAYVLTKQGVDTVLLDKKRVCEGSTSANSGLLQFSNDCPLSDLIQQFNEQQGSSFYMMCRNAVRRLTEIANHLSRDSGLTPRSSLYYASNPQDVGMLRHEYDLLKRKGFDVEYWSREHVKANFPFSKEAAIYTRGDAEVDPYRFGHNLLQDAWEHGLRIYENSEVKETRYTDSDVTVLTDEGSVLARNVIWATGYSTQEWKPDYQAELLNTYAILTEPVSDLSSWYKRAFIWETNRPYLYFRTTPDQRIIAGGLDEPLRPSGKPEEYAEPRGRRLLNEIQKLFPHMTDLKIACSWAGVFATTQDGIPLIGRHPQYPHSYFIEVYGGNGTVYSMIAADLLAETIAGREPEELKWFSLIRPIDLKIT from the coding sequence ATGTTACTGACCGGCGGAACAACGCCCTGGAAATATTTAAACACCGAACCTGTAAAAAGATACCCCGGTCTATCAGAACAGCTCAGCTGTGATGTGCTAATTGTCGGCGGCGGTATTAGCGGTGCGCTGATGGCCTATGTGCTGACCAAGCAAGGCGTGGACACCGTCCTGCTGGACAAAAAACGCGTATGCGAAGGCAGCACATCCGCCAATTCGGGGCTGTTGCAATTCTCCAACGACTGCCCCCTATCTGATCTGATCCAACAATTTAACGAACAACAGGGCTCCTCCTTCTACATGATGTGCAGAAACGCCGTACGTCGGCTCACCGAAATTGCAAATCATCTGTCCAGGGATTCCGGCTTGACCCCGCGAAGCAGCCTCTACTATGCCAGTAACCCCCAAGATGTCGGCATGCTTCGCCATGAGTATGACCTGCTCAAACGAAAGGGCTTCGATGTGGAGTACTGGAGCCGCGAGCATGTGAAGGCTAACTTTCCGTTCTCAAAAGAAGCTGCCATCTATACTCGCGGCGATGCCGAAGTCGATCCCTACCGTTTTGGGCATAATCTTCTTCAAGATGCCTGGGAGCATGGGCTGCGAATTTACGAAAATAGCGAAGTGAAGGAAACTCGGTATACCGACAGCGATGTCACCGTCTTAACCGATGAAGGAAGCGTCCTCGCCAGGAACGTGATCTGGGCCACCGGGTATAGCACCCAAGAATGGAAGCCTGATTATCAAGCGGAGCTGCTCAACACCTATGCCATCCTGACGGAGCCTGTATCCGATCTGTCTTCATGGTACAAGCGAGCATTCATATGGGAAACAAATCGCCCTTATCTCTATTTCCGGACAACGCCGGATCAGCGAATCATAGCCGGAGGGCTGGATGAACCGCTTCGTCCTTCAGGCAAACCAGAGGAATACGCTGAACCGAGAGGCCGGAGATTGCTAAATGAAATCCAGAAACTGTTCCCCCATATGACGGATTTGAAAATCGCTTGCAGTTGGGCCGGCGTGTTTGCCACAACCCAAGACGGCATCCCGTTGATCGGCAGACACCCGCAGTATCCGCACAGCTACTTTATCGAGGTGTATGGCGGAAACGGGACCGTTTACAGCATGATCGCTGCGGATCTGCTGGCCGAGACGATTGCAGGACGTGAGCCCGAAGAGCTGAAATGGTTCTCCTTGATACGGCCAATCGACCTGAAAATCACATAA
- a CDS encoding MFS transporter — MKLTKDPQAMLLLSVHGLFILSSALSGTFLNVYLWKSRQDYTMLGWFTIAQQVALGLTFWTAGKWVKEHNKMNALRLGIAVSALFYLCVLWAGRDAVHYIWPLGLLFGVSLGLFWLAFNVVYFEISSAENRDWFNGWIGLLGSITGIIGPWMAGWIITMMHGDQGYRFIFTVSMVIFAATVVLSFFLRKRPVQSDYHWLEGVSRLKEGGVWKYAVFGLAVQGIREGVFSFLITLLVFVATDQESKLGQFALITSAVSLVSYWACGKWFKPKFRKTGMLVGSILMLLVIMPLLFAVNYTTLLVLGIGTSLFIPLYMMPAISASFDLMGVNQENVEKRVELVVLRELSLTIGRITGLLVFILVLSFRQDTLTVTLLLLFLGASPIGSWLFIRKLFPSKGQVT, encoded by the coding sequence ATGAAGTTGACAAAGGACCCCCAGGCTATGCTTCTGTTATCCGTTCATGGGTTGTTTATACTATCGAGTGCATTGTCGGGTACATTCCTCAACGTATACTTATGGAAAAGCCGCCAGGACTATACGATGCTCGGTTGGTTCACGATTGCTCAGCAGGTTGCATTGGGTTTGACGTTCTGGACCGCCGGCAAATGGGTGAAGGAGCATAACAAAATGAATGCGCTTCGCCTGGGTATTGCAGTGTCCGCCCTGTTTTATCTATGCGTTCTGTGGGCAGGGAGGGATGCCGTCCATTATATTTGGCCTCTCGGCTTGCTGTTCGGCGTCTCATTGGGATTATTCTGGTTAGCCTTTAATGTGGTTTACTTCGAGATTTCAAGTGCAGAGAATCGGGACTGGTTTAATGGCTGGATCGGACTCCTGGGCTCCATAACGGGGATTATCGGTCCGTGGATGGCGGGTTGGATCATCACGATGATGCATGGGGATCAGGGCTACCGGTTTATTTTTACCGTATCGATGGTCATCTTCGCGGCGACGGTGGTGCTGAGCTTTTTTCTGCGAAAACGACCGGTCCAGAGCGACTATCATTGGCTGGAGGGGGTTAGCCGACTCAAGGAGGGCGGAGTCTGGAAATACGCTGTATTCGGCTTGGCCGTTCAGGGAATCAGGGAAGGTGTGTTTTCCTTTCTTATTACCCTCCTTGTTTTTGTGGCGACGGACCAGGAATCGAAGCTGGGGCAATTCGCATTGATTACTTCGGCGGTTTCGCTGGTCAGCTACTGGGCCTGCGGGAAGTGGTTCAAGCCCAAATTCCGTAAAACCGGCATGCTGGTAGGTTCGATATTGATGCTGCTGGTAATTATGCCGCTGCTATTTGCTGTCAACTATACTACGCTGTTGGTGCTGGGAATCGGGACGTCGCTGTTTATTCCGCTGTACATGATGCCGGCTATATCGGCCAGCTTTGATCTTATGGGAGTGAATCAGGAAAACGTGGAGAAGCGGGTGGAACTGGTCGTGCTGCGGGAACTCAGTCTAACCATAGGCCGAATTACGGGTCTCCTTGTGTTTATTCTTGTTCTGTCATTTAGACAGGACACGTTAACGGTAACCCTGCTGCTGCTGTTTCTGGGGGCTTCCCCTATCGGATCGTGGCTGTTTATACGAAAGCTGTTTCCTTCCAAAGGACAAGTCACCTGA
- a CDS encoding DUF350 domain-containing protein, producing MTEAIDHLLTHPLGVLVGYFSVAILALIVYLYCFELVTKYNCWDEIRKGNVAAAMATGGKVFGICNVMRYSITANTSIYGMIKWSFFGFILLLLAYWLLEFLTPVFSVDEEIGKDNRAVGLIVLIITVSLSYIIGASII from the coding sequence ATGACGGAAGCGATTGATCATTTGCTGACCCATCCACTTGGGGTGCTCGTCGGCTATTTCTCGGTTGCGATACTTGCACTTATTGTTTACTTGTATTGCTTTGAATTGGTTACCAAGTACAACTGCTGGGATGAAATACGCAAAGGAAATGTTGCCGCAGCTATGGCGACCGGCGGCAAGGTCTTTGGCATCTGTAACGTGATGCGGTATAGCATAACAGCCAATACGTCCATTTATGGCATGATTAAATGGTCATTCTTCGGGTTCATACTGCTTTTATTGGCTTATTGGTTGCTTGAGTTCTTGACTCCCGTATTTTCTGTCGATGAAGAGATTGGCAAGGATAACCGCGCAGTTGGCTTGATCGTACTAATTATCACCGTATCTTTATCTTACATTATTGGAGCGAGCATCATTTAA
- a CDS encoding endonuclease MutS2 → MNDKILQTLEYRKILNTLTQYTQTSMGSARAETLMPETDLEAVKDLLAATDQAYTVDRLKGNPSFRGITDINDALKRARIGGTLNPHELLAASNTIHGSRRIKRFIAAIHEDEKIEILYNLSDLISEQKPLEDAIRLCIDDAAEVLDSASAELSQIRRELRGGEVRIREKLESMIRSQSVAKMLQDQLITIRGDRFVIPVKAEYRSHFGGIVHDQSGSGATLFIEPESIVAMNNKLRETRMREEREIEVILQKLTAQVGEQAELLSIDLDLIGQLDFIFAKARLAHVMKASLPRMNDRGYIKLRKGRHPLIPADQVVPLDVELGNSYTSIIVTGPNTGGKTVTLKTIGLLNLMAMSGLFIPAEEGSQMCVFDAIYADIGDEQSIEQSLSTFSSHMTNIIRILSQMTPKSLVLLDEVGAGTDPAEGSALAISILEHIHRMGCRMIATTHYSELKAYAYERKGVINASMEFDINTLSPTYRLLVGVPGRSNAFAIAERLGLPGSILEFARGEVKEEDQRVEHMIASLEENRHTAEVEREKAEQVRKEMEELRLRHQHELQKLEEQKDKLVDKARTEARQIVDKARSEAEEIIADLRKIAQEEGASVKEHKLIAARKRLDDAEPQQGKKTAGQRSAKQQRSIEPGDEVRVSSLNQKGHVVEMAGSKEAVVQLGIMKMKVALDDLELLSNPAASAKQAPKQHATVLKRTRDTNIRNELDLRGANLEEALIEVDRFIDEAFLGNLGQIYIIHGKGTGILRTGIQDYLRKHKHVKSHRLGNYGEGGNGVTIAELK, encoded by the coding sequence TTGAATGACAAGATTTTGCAAACTTTAGAATACCGAAAAATTTTAAATACATTAACACAATACACTCAAACTTCCATGGGAAGTGCGAGAGCTGAAACGTTAATGCCTGAAACCGACCTGGAGGCGGTAAAGGATTTACTTGCGGCTACTGACCAGGCTTACACCGTAGACAGGCTCAAGGGCAATCCGTCTTTTCGCGGGATTACCGATATTAACGACGCATTGAAGCGAGCCAGAATTGGGGGGACGCTTAATCCCCATGAATTGCTGGCTGCGTCGAATACGATTCATGGATCACGCCGAATCAAGCGGTTTATTGCAGCGATCCACGAGGACGAGAAGATTGAGATCCTCTATAATTTGAGTGATCTTATTTCGGAGCAGAAGCCTCTGGAAGATGCCATTCGGCTCTGTATTGACGATGCTGCTGAGGTGCTGGATTCCGCAAGCGCGGAGCTTTCTCAGATCCGGCGGGAATTGCGGGGCGGAGAAGTTCGCATTCGCGAGAAACTGGAGTCCATGATTCGATCGCAATCCGTGGCGAAGATGCTGCAGGACCAGTTAATTACGATTCGCGGCGACCGTTTTGTCATTCCCGTAAAAGCGGAATATCGCTCGCATTTTGGCGGTATCGTGCACGATCAGTCCGGGTCAGGCGCGACGTTGTTTATTGAGCCGGAATCCATCGTAGCCATGAACAACAAGCTGCGCGAGACGCGAATGCGGGAAGAGCGGGAAATCGAAGTGATTCTGCAGAAGCTGACCGCCCAGGTCGGCGAGCAGGCTGAGCTACTATCCATTGACTTGGATCTGATCGGCCAGCTCGACTTTATTTTTGCCAAGGCTCGTTTAGCCCATGTAATGAAGGCTTCACTACCAAGAATGAATGACAGAGGTTATATTAAGCTGCGCAAAGGCCGACATCCACTGATTCCGGCGGATCAGGTTGTGCCGCTTGATGTGGAATTAGGCAATTCCTATACATCCATCATTGTCACAGGGCCGAATACCGGCGGTAAGACGGTTACGCTCAAAACGATCGGATTATTAAATCTGATGGCGATGTCTGGACTCTTTATTCCTGCCGAAGAAGGCAGCCAGATGTGCGTATTTGATGCGATCTACGCGGATATTGGCGATGAGCAAAGCATTGAGCAGAGCCTCAGTACCTTCTCCAGCCATATGACGAACATCATCCGCATATTAAGCCAGATGACGCCGAAGAGCCTAGTGCTGCTTGATGAGGTGGGAGCAGGGACGGACCCTGCGGAGGGTTCCGCTCTGGCGATTTCCATCCTGGAGCATATCCACCGCATGGGCTGCCGCATGATCGCGACAACGCACTATTCTGAATTGAAGGCTTATGCATACGAACGCAAAGGTGTCATCAACGCCAGCATGGAGTTCGATATTAATACCCTAAGCCCGACTTATCGCCTGTTGGTAGGCGTGCCTGGACGCAGTAATGCGTTTGCCATTGCAGAACGTCTGGGATTGCCGGGATCCATTCTGGAATTTGCCCGTGGCGAAGTGAAGGAAGAAGATCAACGAGTGGAGCATATGATTGCATCGCTCGAAGAGAACCGGCACACCGCGGAAGTAGAGCGTGAGAAGGCGGAGCAGGTTCGGAAGGAAATGGAGGAGCTGCGTCTTCGTCACCAGCACGAGCTTCAGAAGCTGGAAGAGCAGAAGGACAAGCTTGTTGATAAAGCTCGTACGGAAGCAAGGCAGATCGTGGACAAGGCCCGGAGTGAGGCGGAGGAAATCATCGCGGATCTACGCAAGATTGCCCAAGAGGAAGGAGCTTCGGTTAAGGAGCACAAACTGATTGCTGCCAGAAAGCGTCTGGATGACGCCGAACCGCAGCAGGGTAAGAAGACGGCTGGCCAACGTTCAGCGAAGCAGCAGCGCAGCATTGAGCCAGGAGATGAGGTTCGGGTATCCAGCCTGAATCAGAAAGGGCATGTTGTAGAAATGGCCGGGTCCAAGGAAGCCGTTGTTCAGCTTGGCATTATGAAGATGAAGGTGGCGCTGGATGATTTGGAGCTTTTGTCGAATCCGGCAGCAAGCGCCAAACAAGCGCCGAAACAGCATGCTACCGTCTTGAAGCGGACTCGCGATACCAACATCCGGAATGAGTTGGATTTAAGAGGAGCGAATCTGGAAGAAGCGCTGATCGAGGTGGATCGGTTCATTGATGAGGCTTTTCTGGGGAACCTGGGGCAGATCTACATCATACATGGTAAGGGAACCGGAATACTGCGAACCGGGATTCAGGATTATTTGCGCAAACACAAACATGTTAAGAGTCATCGTTTAGGCAATTACGGCGAAGGCGGCAATGGCGTTACGATTGCCGAGTTGAAATAA
- a CDS encoding phage holin family protein — MQFLGHVVRFIVAALVLMVVGWIVPQFTVGGFGSALLLALVIALIGWAIEGIFGKKVTPFGRGIVGFLVSALVIYLAQFIVGGVSVSILGALLAALVIGIIDLFIPVSTPFEAGKSRKE, encoded by the coding sequence ATGCAATTTCTCGGGCATGTTGTTCGATTTATCGTTGCCGCGCTCGTTCTTATGGTTGTCGGATGGATTGTCCCCCAATTCACCGTCGGCGGATTCGGAAGCGCCCTGTTGCTTGCACTCGTTATCGCCCTGATTGGTTGGGCTATCGAGGGCATCTTCGGCAAAAAAGTCACACCGTTTGGACGTGGCATCGTGGGCTTCCTGGTGAGCGCACTCGTGATTTACCTTGCCCAATTCATCGTTGGAGGCGTTAGCGTCTCCATACTGGGCGCCTTGCTTGCTGCACTGGTCATCGGGATCATCGATCTGTTCATTCCGGTTTCCACCCCTTTTGAAGCAGGCAAATCCCGCAAAGAATAA
- a CDS encoding cytochrome C oxidase subunit II produces the protein MKKGIALLVSCMLLFVLAACGGDQKESQGDSAISDTGVAPEAELVIKGTNFQFDQEEYRLKKGVPVKITYENEDGNHGVMIPALGLQLDRKNNSTVVTPDETGEFEVSCSIMCGAGHSKMMSKLIVEE, from the coding sequence GTGAAAAAAGGCATTGCTTTACTTGTTTCATGTATGCTCCTATTTGTATTGGCTGCCTGCGGTGGAGACCAGAAAGAGTCCCAGGGAGATTCAGCGATCTCGGATACTGGTGTAGCACCGGAAGCTGAACTCGTGATTAAGGGCACCAATTTCCAATTCGACCAAGAGGAATATCGTCTCAAGAAAGGCGTGCCTGTCAAGATTACTTACGAGAATGAAGACGGCAACCACGGCGTTATGATTCCTGCGCTCGGACTGCAGCTCGACCGTAAAAACAACTCAACTGTCGTTACGCCTGATGAGACCGGAGAATTCGAAGTTTCGTGTTCCATTATGTGCGGAGCGGGTCACAGCAAAATGATGTCCAAACTTATCGTCGAAGAATAG